The following are from one region of the Paenibacillus sp. KS-LC4 genome:
- a CDS encoding sensor histidine kinase translates to MSVQRDFMSGGGQVKRYRMIPIKMKMIVFFLLLILVPLSTMFINSYLSSQQLLERKYTDLLMDVSRQSNIRIEEFLKDTQQISLISSYGINSYVSAISQENYPMQNYLHNPSKTNEDQATQLLMNYITMKDKAFSIYIYNLNGGKDLYVSSNKPIDYTYYPGNEKWFKEFLESDIITLDVPTLLDRQTKGEYNWSIYNARKIFDMDDGKLLGIIVISIDINFINKLNKRLQESSRSAFTVVDANDNVIFNSKYELLGKPFNKVFPIEAEKLRQLADRQIVRVEGKNYIVIRSAFEKHDWATYLYMPVDELAVEGNILKRNLMIIVIVLVIFAIISSFYFSNLITRPIKRLMSNMTLVEQGKFENLPAVKSNDEIGLLAIRFEHMSTELKQLVERIYQEQQEKTDAEIRALQAQINPHFLYNTLNSVKWIASMQRSEKIVEMTEALISLLRYSAKTEHRLVTIREELDNIHHYITIQKVRYFNRISVQYDLDDTLLDCQILKLSIQPLVENAIFHGIADTAGEGLITISVHATGINDIAIKVEDNGEGMDDETAQRLRQKMIGQEPVSENIGVRNVHSRLERVFGYKYGLQFTSKSGSGTIFTITIPKKSGGERIC, encoded by the coding sequence TTGAGTGTACAACGAGATTTTATGAGCGGCGGTGGACAAGTGAAACGGTATCGAATGATTCCAATTAAGATGAAGATGATTGTATTTTTCCTGCTTCTCATTCTCGTTCCACTATCTACAATGTTCATCAATTCCTACTTATCCTCGCAGCAGCTGCTTGAACGAAAGTATACGGATCTTCTCATGGATGTCTCGCGCCAGTCGAATATTCGCATCGAGGAGTTTTTGAAGGATACGCAGCAAATTTCGCTTATTTCAAGCTATGGAATCAACAGCTATGTGTCGGCTATTTCGCAAGAAAACTATCCGATGCAGAACTATCTGCACAACCCTTCCAAAACAAATGAAGATCAGGCAACGCAGCTGTTAATGAACTATATCACGATGAAAGATAAGGCCTTCTCGATTTATATTTACAATTTGAACGGCGGAAAAGATTTATATGTCAGTTCCAATAAGCCGATTGATTATACGTATTATCCTGGCAATGAGAAATGGTTCAAGGAGTTTCTGGAATCGGATATTATAACTTTAGACGTTCCAACGCTGCTAGATCGGCAGACGAAAGGCGAGTACAATTGGTCCATATACAATGCCCGTAAAATTTTTGATATGGATGATGGCAAGCTGCTGGGTATTATAGTTATCAGCATAGACATTAATTTCATCAATAAGCTGAATAAGCGCCTGCAGGAAAGCAGCCGGTCGGCCTTTACGGTCGTGGACGCAAACGACAACGTTATTTTTAACAGCAAGTATGAGCTGCTCGGCAAGCCATTTAATAAAGTGTTCCCTATCGAAGCGGAGAAGCTACGACAGCTGGCGGATAGGCAGATCGTTCGTGTAGAGGGTAAGAATTATATTGTTATCCGTTCCGCCTTCGAGAAGCATGATTGGGCAACTTATCTTTATATGCCAGTCGATGAGCTCGCCGTCGAAGGCAATATTTTGAAACGTAATTTAATGATCATTGTTATTGTGCTTGTTATTTTCGCCATCATCAGTTCATTTTACTTTTCTAATCTCATAACGAGGCCGATTAAGCGGCTTATGAGCAATATGACGCTGGTCGAGCAAGGGAAATTCGAGAACCTGCCTGCGGTCAAGTCGAACGACGAAATCGGATTGCTGGCCATTCGCTTCGAGCATATGTCCACTGAGCTGAAACAGCTCGTCGAGCGGATTTATCAGGAGCAGCAGGAAAAAACAGATGCGGAAATTCGAGCGCTGCAAGCGCAAATTAATCCTCACTTCCTGTATAACACGCTGAACTCCGTTAAATGGATCGCATCCATGCAGCGCTCCGAGAAGATTGTTGAGATGACGGAAGCTCTCATTTCCTTGCTGCGCTATTCGGCGAAGACGGAGCACCGGCTTGTGACCATTCGGGAGGAACTGGATAATATCCACCATTACATAACGATTCAGAAGGTGCGTTATTTCAATCGAATCTCGGTTCAATATGATTTGGATGACACGCTGCTGGATTGCCAAATTTTGAAACTCAGCATTCAGCCTCTTGTCGAGAATGCTATTTTCCATGGTATTGCCGATACGGCGGGAGAGGGACTCATTACCATTTCCGTTCATGCAACCGGAATAAACGACATCGCGATAAAGGTTGAGGATAACGGGGAAGGAATGGATGATGAGACCGCTCAAAGGCTGCGTCAAAAAATGATCGGGCAAGAGCCTGTATCCGAAAACATAGGCGTTCGCAATGTACACAGTCGACTTGAGCGGGTATTTGGCTATAAATACGGCCTGCAATTTACGAGCAAGTCTGGCAGCGGCACTATATTTACGATTACGATTCCGAAAAAGTCTGGAGGCGAGCGAATATGCTGA
- a CDS encoding response regulator, which produces MLNVIIVDDELLMRIGLKSMINWEEYGFYIAGEAANGKEALELAAQLSPDLIITDIKMPVMDGLELIRQVSQLLPSCQFVILSCLDEFQYAKEAVRLGAVDYLIKSDMKQQQLLDVLSVAKKKSEWLLHNSGGAVFKQHYKEGIGYMKESVFKELFSGFRNEEEIVSRSEALGISLVQGSMVLIKLRIDRFESIRQKYVEQDEKLLRYAVVNMMEELIPRKWRKEVIVESSSEYLLIMNMPEKEGMPENQSLLSHEEVLPIERLNKLFASISGAMKDYLNISLSIGISGIAAGFNGLRKAYQEADKALRLLFFESTGNVSYFEGGSIRQRNNDSFVLGREEESRFRRLIEEDEAGAQAYLEQLRKKVDAEGVTENAIRKLNIRLLTLINSCFPSIPETGIRGYTPYELLFQEERLNGLHELVLHYLQQCLAHNQSTDNRNQSYAEQASEIIMNHYAEELSLQSVASQINVNPSYLSRIFKQETGSNFVSFLTRVRMDRALYFLRGKNMKVYEVAGLVGYPNTAYFSKLFKKVIGVTPEEYRAQSTKSESQK; this is translated from the coding sequence ATGCTGAATGTCATTATCGTCGATGACGAGCTGCTCATGCGCATCGGCTTGAAGTCGATGATCAACTGGGAAGAGTATGGATTTTATATCGCAGGCGAGGCGGCAAATGGAAAGGAAGCGCTGGAGCTGGCAGCGCAGCTTTCACCGGACCTAATCATTACCGATATCAAAATGCCGGTGATGGACGGCCTAGAGCTGATCAGGCAAGTATCGCAGCTTTTGCCAAGCTGTCAATTCGTAATTCTCAGCTGCTTGGACGAGTTTCAATATGCGAAGGAAGCGGTTCGACTTGGTGCAGTCGATTATTTAATTAAGAGCGATATGAAGCAGCAGCAGCTGCTCGATGTGCTGAGCGTAGCTAAGAAAAAAAGCGAGTGGCTGCTGCATAACAGCGGCGGCGCTGTTTTCAAGCAACATTATAAAGAGGGCATTGGATATATGAAGGAATCGGTGTTTAAAGAGCTGTTCAGCGGCTTTCGCAACGAAGAGGAAATTGTTAGCCGCAGCGAGGCGCTTGGCATATCTCTTGTTCAGGGCAGCATGGTGCTGATTAAGCTGAGAATTGACCGATTCGAGAGCATTAGGCAAAAATATGTCGAGCAGGATGAGAAGCTGCTGCGCTATGCGGTCGTCAATATGATGGAGGAGCTCATTCCTCGTAAGTGGCGCAAAGAAGTGATCGTGGAAAGCTCTTCCGAATATTTGCTGATTATGAACATGCCGGAGAAGGAGGGCATGCCTGAGAATCAATCTTTGCTTAGCCATGAAGAAGTTTTGCCGATAGAGCGGTTGAACAAGCTTTTTGCCAGCATTTCCGGTGCGATGAAGGACTATTTAAACATTTCACTGTCAATCGGCATTAGCGGTATCGCTGCTGGCTTTAACGGCTTGAGAAAAGCCTATCAGGAGGCGGATAAGGCCCTTCGTCTTCTTTTTTTCGAGAGCACAGGGAATGTCAGCTACTTTGAAGGCGGAAGCATACGTCAACGCAATAACGACAGCTTTGTTCTAGGTCGCGAGGAGGAAAGCCGTTTTCGCCGATTGATTGAGGAGGATGAAGCTGGAGCGCAAGCTTATTTGGAGCAGCTTAGGAAGAAGGTCGATGCGGAAGGCGTGACGGAGAATGCCATTCGCAAGCTGAATATCCGGCTGCTGACGCTGATTAACTCCTGTTTTCCTAGCATACCGGAAACGGGAATAAGAGGTTATACGCCTTATGAGTTATTATTTCAAGAGGAACGGCTTAATGGCCTGCATGAGCTGGTGCTTCATTATTTGCAGCAATGCTTGGCCCATAATCAGTCAACGGACAATAGGAATCAAAGCTATGCGGAGCAGGCCAGCGAGATCATTATGAATCATTATGCAGAGGAGTTGTCGCTGCAATCGGTGGCCAGTCAGATTAATGTGAATCCGTCTTATCTGAGCCGGATATTCAAGCAAGAGACCGGTTCGAACTTTGTCAGTTTTTTGACTCGGGTAAGAATGGATAGGGCGCTATATTTTTTAAGGGGGAAAAATATGAAGGTGTACGAGGTGGCGGGATTGGTCGGTTATCCGAATACCGCTTATTTCAGCAAGCTATTCAAAAAAGTTATCGGAGTTACCCCCGAAGAGTACCGGGCACAGTCGACAAAAAGCGAAAGTCAAAAATAG
- a CDS encoding sugar ABC transporter permease: MSKMIARKFSKRTLNEWYWGWFLIAPTVVGLIILNIIPIIQTIYLSFFTSGDFGKGHIFVGFDNYIKLIHDPQVWHATANTLIYTVLVVPLSVIFGLVAAVLLNGKLKGKSLYRTIYFIPMIAAPAAVTMVWKWLYNNQFGLFNYVLSKAGLAPVNWTSDPNIALISIAIIGIWSVFGYNMVLLLAGLQEIPKDYYEASDIDGASKLRQFFVVTLPLVTPTLFFVLVTAIIQGMQVFDVIYMMIDIQNPAYEKTVSLVYLFYNNSFKYSNKGYGSAIVMLLLAIIMVITYVQMKAQKKWVNYL; this comes from the coding sequence ATGAGCAAAATGATTGCGCGCAAATTTTCCAAACGAACGCTGAATGAATGGTATTGGGGATGGTTTTTGATTGCGCCTACCGTGGTAGGTCTCATTATTTTGAATATTATACCGATTATTCAAACGATATATTTAAGCTTTTTTACGAGCGGAGATTTCGGAAAAGGCCATATTTTTGTCGGCTTCGATAATTATATAAAGCTGATTCACGACCCCCAAGTTTGGCATGCAACGGCGAATACGCTGATCTACACCGTATTGGTAGTGCCTTTAAGCGTTATTTTCGGCTTGGTGGCTGCTGTATTGCTGAATGGAAAGCTAAAGGGCAAATCGTTGTACCGAACGATCTATTTTATTCCGATGATAGCCGCTCCGGCGGCCGTAACGATGGTATGGAAATGGCTTTACAACAATCAATTTGGTTTGTTCAATTATGTGCTTTCCAAAGCTGGTCTGGCACCAGTCAATTGGACATCTGATCCGAATATCGCGCTCATCTCTATAGCGATTATCGGCATTTGGAGCGTCTTCGGCTATAATATGGTGCTTTTGCTTGCCGGATTGCAGGAAATCCCGAAGGATTATTACGAGGCTTCCGATATTGATGGAGCAAGCAAACTGAGGCAGTTTTTCGTTGTGACGCTGCCGCTTGTAACGCCGACGTTGTTTTTCGTACTCGTTACAGCCATTATACAAGGCATGCAGGTGTTCGACGTTATATACATGATGATTGACATTCAAAATCCGGCGTATGAAAAAACGGTATCGCTCGTTTATTTGTTTTACAACAACTCGTTTAAGTATTCGAATAAAGGGTACGGCTCGGCAATCGTCATGCTGCTGCTAGCCATCATTATGGTAATTACGTACGTTCAAATGAAAGCTCAGAAAAAATGGGTTAATTACTTGTAA
- a CDS encoding carbohydrate ABC transporter permease encodes MKTNNRMSALAVQTVLIAGACLMILPFIWMLLTSFKTVAESTSLNPFVLLPSEWKWGNYAEVIRQNDFVNLYFNTFAMMALRILCSILFSAMAAYAFARLHFPGRNVLFGLVLFQMMVPTQIFIIPQYLMVDALGMRNTIFALLFPGLVSAFGTFLLRQFFMGLPKELEEAARLDGCNIGQTFIKVMLPLAKSGLIALGIFTALFAFKDLMWPMIVNTSSDAATLSSALAKIQSAYSVNYPELMAASVIAIFPMLFIYMVFQKQFIQGIATSGGKL; translated from the coding sequence ATGAAGACTAACAACCGAATGTCAGCCCTTGCAGTCCAAACCGTCTTAATCGCGGGCGCATGCCTTATGATTCTCCCTTTTATATGGATGCTTCTTACTTCGTTCAAAACGGTTGCGGAATCGACTTCTCTTAATCCGTTCGTACTGCTGCCTTCCGAGTGGAAATGGGGCAATTATGCCGAAGTAATTCGCCAGAACGACTTCGTCAATCTTTACTTCAATACGTTTGCCATGATGGCGCTGCGAATCCTTTGCTCCATTCTGTTCAGCGCGATGGCTGCCTATGCATTCGCGCGTCTTCATTTCCCCGGCAGAAATGTATTATTTGGTCTTGTTCTTTTTCAGATGATGGTGCCGACGCAAATTTTTATAATCCCGCAGTATTTGATGGTGGATGCGCTTGGCATGAGGAATACGATTTTTGCTTTGCTGTTTCCGGGGTTGGTCAGCGCATTCGGAACGTTTTTGCTTAGGCAGTTTTTCATGGGATTGCCCAAGGAACTGGAAGAGGCGGCGAGACTAGACGGCTGCAACATCGGACAAACGTTCATCAAGGTCATGCTGCCGCTTGCCAAGTCGGGCCTCATTGCGCTTGGTATCTTTACCGCATTGTTTGCGTTCAAGGATTTGATGTGGCCGATGATTGTAAATACAAGCTCGGATGCCGCTACACTGTCGTCTGCTTTGGCTAAAATCCAAAGCGCATATTCGGTTAACTACCCGGAATTGATGGCGGCGTCTGTCATTGCTATTTTCCCGATGCTGTTCATTTATATGGTTTTCCAAAAGCAGTTTATTCAAGGGATCGCCACTTCAGGCGGAAAACTGTAA
- a CDS encoding sugar ABC transporter substrate-binding protein has protein sequence MIAKASSILAMAVLLVMVLSVLSCSDMEQSKMEGGNSEKQVEQVTLIYSSYLLDKAQASKVYYDAIAEFEAQNPNIKIEADFIQNAGYMAGVKIRLLGGVQMDVFDTWSPSLFEEFRKLNNNIYLDLSGLTISNDFVPNSLKPVTIDGKVYGVPEVMHSDGLLYNKTMFKELGLSVPQTWDEFLELCDKVKRAGIIPIAMDSDWSTPQFFWGSIMSNNGADEEWTRKLEQGEIQISDPIFVDAIQKHKEIIDRGFVPTGWMSMKHEQSKDLLGQGKAAMMITGTWDIPSIMERNPNIEVEFMMVPGEKQTVPNINVGTYRVINAKTEHPEEAKKFVSFMNSKATQQKLADGALAVPSVISADSTNPVVANIAALVTREDAKLYWPHTVSTESLQVKIQEGVNKYLAGESLELTLEEIQQAIDSVRE, from the coding sequence ATGATAGCGAAGGCGTCCTCAATATTAGCTATGGCTGTTTTACTGGTCATGGTCTTATCTGTATTATCTTGCAGTGATATGGAGCAATCGAAAATGGAAGGCGGAAATTCCGAGAAACAAGTGGAGCAAGTGACGCTTATCTATTCGAGCTATTTGCTGGATAAGGCTCAGGCAAGCAAAGTGTATTATGATGCCATCGCAGAATTCGAAGCGCAAAATCCGAACATTAAAATAGAAGCGGATTTTATTCAAAATGCAGGCTATATGGCCGGGGTGAAAATTCGATTATTAGGCGGCGTGCAGATGGATGTATTTGATACTTGGTCGCCAAGTCTTTTTGAAGAGTTTCGCAAGCTAAATAATAATATTTATTTGGATTTGTCTGGCTTGACCATATCAAATGATTTCGTGCCGAATTCGCTTAAACCAGTAACAATTGATGGAAAAGTGTACGGAGTGCCAGAGGTCATGCATAGCGACGGTCTATTGTACAATAAAACAATGTTTAAGGAGCTAGGCTTATCGGTTCCGCAAACTTGGGACGAGTTTCTTGAACTGTGTGATAAGGTAAAGCGAGCTGGTATTATACCGATTGCGATGGATTCGGATTGGTCGACCCCTCAATTTTTTTGGGGTTCCATCATGTCCAATAATGGAGCGGATGAAGAGTGGACTAGGAAGCTGGAACAGGGAGAAATTCAAATCAGCGATCCCATATTTGTCGATGCGATCCAAAAGCATAAAGAAATCATTGACCGCGGATTCGTTCCGACCGGATGGATGAGCATGAAGCATGAGCAGTCTAAGGATTTGCTAGGACAAGGCAAGGCGGCAATGATGATTACGGGAACGTGGGATATTCCAAGCATTATGGAACGCAATCCGAATATAGAAGTCGAGTTTATGATGGTGCCAGGAGAAAAACAGACCGTTCCAAACATTAATGTAGGCACATACCGCGTCATTAATGCGAAAACAGAGCATCCAGAGGAAGCGAAGAAGTTCGTCTCCTTCATGAATAGCAAAGCGACGCAACAAAAGCTTGCGGACGGCGCGTTAGCGGTGCCGTCTGTTATTTCTGCTGATAGTACCAATCCAGTCGTCGCCAATATCGCAGCACTTGTAACTCGTGAGGACGCTAAACTATATTGGCCGCATACGGTATCCACAGAATCATTGCAGGTGAAAATTCAAGAAGGCGTTAATAAATATTTGGCAGGTGAAAGCTTGGAATTGACGCTAGAGGAAATTCAACAGGCGATTGACAGCGTCAGGGAGTAA
- a CDS encoding sugar ABC transporter substrate-binding protein gives MKRRLPILLIVMIIMAVLSACGQSNNSPTSTGEATKAPEATAEATKVPETSTEPVTLTYAMWDANQAKGIRTLADEFEKANTGIKINIEVTGWSEYWTMLEAGATGGSLPDVFWMHSNEIYRYASNNMLLDLTDRLKNSTKADLSKFPEGLNQIYNFQGKQYAVPKDFDTIGLWYNKTMFDEAKVEYPNENWTWDDLYKAAKALTKDGKYGILTPFHNQEGYYNFVYQNGGTIITADKKSGYDDPKTIEALEYYVKFIRDGLSPEIYDDAARAEALQNGVAAMGFFGSWNLSGFTANEYMAKNFDVAPLPKGEKQATIFNGLGNAIAFNTKHPEEAWKFVEYLSSKEGQDRQAELGIAISAYEGAADLWISSNTTFNVKAFVDMVKYAVIRPYSNTTAVWEDKAYEALGPAFSGKQSVEEAAKNAAEIMNDSLATEK, from the coding sequence ATGAAAAGAAGATTACCGATTCTTCTCATCGTGATGATCATTATGGCTGTGCTTTCCGCTTGCGGACAGAGCAATAATTCGCCGACAAGCACGGGGGAAGCAACTAAAGCACCTGAAGCAACCGCGGAAGCGACCAAAGTGCCTGAAACGAGCACGGAACCCGTTACGTTGACGTATGCAATGTGGGATGCCAACCAAGCTAAGGGAATTCGTACGCTGGCAGACGAATTTGAAAAAGCAAACACTGGCATTAAAATCAATATCGAAGTAACAGGATGGTCGGAATATTGGACCATGCTTGAGGCAGGCGCCACAGGCGGGTCACTGCCGGACGTATTCTGGATGCATTCTAATGAAATTTATCGCTATGCATCGAACAACATGCTGCTCGATTTGACTGACCGTTTAAAAAACAGTACAAAAGCTGATTTGAGCAAATTTCCAGAAGGCCTAAACCAAATCTATAACTTCCAAGGCAAGCAATACGCTGTGCCGAAAGATTTTGACACCATCGGCCTTTGGTACAATAAAACGATGTTCGATGAGGCGAAGGTTGAATATCCGAACGAGAATTGGACTTGGGACGATTTGTACAAGGCAGCGAAAGCGCTAACGAAGGATGGCAAATATGGCATTCTGACTCCGTTCCATAACCAAGAGGGCTACTACAACTTCGTATACCAAAACGGAGGAACGATCATTACGGCAGACAAAAAGTCCGGCTATGACGATCCGAAAACGATTGAAGCACTGGAGTATTATGTTAAGTTCATTCGCGATGGCTTGTCACCGGAAATTTACGACGATGCCGCTCGCGCAGAAGCGTTGCAAAACGGCGTTGCCGCAATGGGCTTCTTCGGTTCATGGAATCTGTCAGGCTTTACAGCAAACGAGTATATGGCTAAAAATTTCGACGTGGCTCCGCTTCCGAAGGGAGAGAAGCAAGCTACAATTTTTAACGGTTTGGGCAACGCGATCGCATTTAATACAAAACATCCGGAAGAAGCTTGGAAGTTCGTTGAGTATTTAAGCTCCAAAGAGGGACAAGATCGTCAAGCTGAGCTTGGCATCGCGATTTCCGCATATGAAGGCGCAGCAGACCTGTGGATTTCGTCGAATACAACGTTTAATGTAAAAGCATTTGTAGATATGGTGAAATATGCAGTCATCCGTCCATACTCGAATACGACGGCTGTATGGGAGGACAAAGCATATGAAGCCTTGGGGCCTGCATTTTCCGGAAAGCAATCCGTTGAGGAGGCGGCTAAAAATGCAGCTGAAATTATGAATGACAGCCTTGCAACTGAAAAGTAA